From one Flavobacterium sp. N502536 genomic stretch:
- a CDS encoding bifunctional cytidylyltransferase/SDR family oxidoreductase has product MNIAVILAGGTGIRLEKSLPKQFFKVAGKMVIEHTVDAFERNELIDEIAIVINSHYLFMIEDMIIKNEWKKVKRTLIGGKERYHSSLAAVNAYADLKDANLIFHDAARPLVSQRIIGEVVRAMDNYKAVDVAIHSADTIIEVQNQIITAIPERVKMRRGQTPQGFKQTVIAKAYELAMKDENFKATDDCGVVKKYLPEESIFVVDGEEVNMKLTYPEDTYLLDKLFQLRSVEIQNIELSLESLSDKVMVVFGGTYGIGKSIVDLGKQNGIRVYNFSRSENNVDVSNMEAVKEVLEKVFQTEHKIDYIVNTAGILYKEPLETMNYQNILNSINVNYLGMVNIALASLPYLKQSKGHILFFTSSSYTRGRAFYSIYSSGKAAIVNFVQAISQEWETLGVKVNCMNPERTETPMRIKNFGSEPQNTLLKPETVALRCIQTLLSNYTGQVIDVRL; this is encoded by the coding sequence ATGAATATAGCTGTTATTTTAGCCGGTGGAACAGGAATTAGGCTGGAAAAATCTTTGCCTAAGCAGTTTTTTAAAGTTGCCGGAAAAATGGTTATAGAACATACTGTAGATGCATTTGAAAGGAATGAATTAATAGATGAAATTGCAATTGTTATTAACAGTCATTATTTATTTATGATAGAAGATATGATTATTAAAAACGAATGGAAAAAAGTCAAACGAACTCTAATTGGTGGTAAGGAGCGATACCATTCCAGTCTTGCAGCAGTGAATGCTTATGCAGATTTAAAAGACGCTAATTTAATTTTTCATGATGCTGCGCGGCCTTTAGTAAGTCAAAGAATTATCGGTGAGGTTGTACGGGCGATGGATAATTACAAGGCTGTTGATGTTGCTATTCACTCGGCAGATACAATTATTGAGGTTCAAAATCAGATTATAACAGCTATCCCTGAGCGTGTAAAAATGCGTCGAGGACAAACTCCACAAGGTTTTAAACAAACAGTAATCGCAAAAGCCTACGAGTTAGCGATGAAAGATGAAAATTTTAAAGCTACTGATGATTGTGGAGTAGTTAAAAAGTATTTGCCTGAAGAAAGCATTTTTGTAGTAGATGGTGAAGAGGTTAATATGAAACTTACTTATCCGGAAGACACTTATTTGTTAGATAAATTGTTTCAACTGCGCTCTGTTGAAATTCAAAATATTGAATTATCCTTAGAATCTCTATCGGATAAAGTTATGGTTGTTTTTGGAGGAACTTATGGTATTGGGAAAAGTATTGTAGATTTAGGAAAGCAGAACGGGATACGTGTTTATAATTTTTCCCGTAGCGAGAATAATGTAGATGTCTCTAATATGGAAGCTGTTAAGGAGGTATTAGAAAAGGTATTTCAAACAGAGCATAAGATTGATTACATTGTCAATACCGCAGGCATATTATATAAGGAACCTTTAGAAACAATGAACTATCAAAATATTCTGAATTCGATAAATGTTAATTATCTCGGAATGGTTAATATTGCATTAGCTTCATTACCATATCTAAAACAATCAAAAGGGCATATTTTATTTTTTACTTCAAGCTCATATACCAGAGGTAGGGCGTTTTACAGTATTTATTCTTCTGGTAAAGCTGCAATTGTTAATTTTGTGCAGGCAATTTCACAAGAATGGGAAACATTAGGTGTTAAAGTAAATTGTATGAATCCGGAACGAACAGAGACACCAATGCGAATAAAGAATTTTGGAAGCGAACCACAAAATACTTTATTAAAACCAGAAACTGTTGCTTTAAGATGTATTCAGACTTTGTTATCTAACTATACAGGGCAAGTGATAGATGTACGATTGTAA
- a CDS encoding CDP-glycerol glycerophosphotransferase family protein, whose amino-acid sequence MSELKLRIKKFVPEKIWISLIKVYNFTNLRTAYESYLIKKAPKNHQKALEIVRKKEKVKVAFFLTHESVWKYDLLFDLMLVHPRFEPQIFVCPVVNFGNENMLFEMDKAYNAFKNKGYDVIKTYNNETGVYLDVKRTFSPDIVFYTNPYEGLVDYRYYIKEFSNILTCYVPYAIMTTNYDAFYNLNFHNLVWRIFSETPIHKNIAFQKQKNKGKNNVVTGYPGFDQLLTIKRPNSNVWKNNNKTLKRVIWAPHHSMNELNKVSNFLEYCDVFLELAIVYNNQLQIAFKPHPLLRIKLENDPDWGKKKTDAYYHKWMDLENGQFENSEYTDLFLTSDALIHDCGSFMAEYLITEKPSLFMVRNESVMKEWSEFGEKTVAVHYQSRNKKELIDFIENVVLNENDWMKETRNKFVENNLIQNNNLTASQNIMNYLETQIFE is encoded by the coding sequence ATGTCTGAATTAAAATTAAGGATTAAGAAATTCGTTCCTGAGAAAATATGGATATCACTCATTAAGGTTTATAATTTTACAAATCTAAGAACAGCTTATGAATCATATTTAATTAAAAAGGCACCCAAAAATCATCAGAAAGCACTCGAAATTGTTAGGAAAAAAGAAAAGGTAAAAGTTGCTTTTTTTCTAACTCATGAATCGGTTTGGAAATATGATTTGTTATTCGATTTAATGCTCGTGCATCCTAGGTTTGAGCCTCAAATATTTGTGTGTCCTGTTGTGAATTTTGGTAACGAAAATATGCTTTTTGAGATGGATAAAGCCTATAATGCCTTTAAAAATAAAGGATATGATGTTATTAAAACATATAATAATGAAACAGGAGTTTATTTAGATGTAAAAAGAACTTTTTCTCCGGATATTGTATTTTATACTAATCCTTATGAAGGTTTAGTAGATTATAGATACTACATAAAGGAGTTTTCGAATATTTTAACCTGTTATGTACCTTATGCGATAATGACGACGAACTACGATGCTTTTTACAATTTAAACTTTCATAATCTTGTTTGGAGGATTTTTTCAGAAACCCCGATTCATAAAAATATTGCATTTCAGAAACAAAAAAATAAAGGAAAGAACAATGTTGTAACAGGTTATCCGGGATTTGATCAGCTTTTAACAATTAAGAGGCCTAATAGTAATGTTTGGAAAAATAATAATAAAACTTTAAAAAGAGTAATATGGGCTCCACATCATTCGATGAATGAACTTAATAAAGTATCAAATTTTTTAGAGTATTGTGATGTTTTTTTGGAACTGGCTATTGTGTATAATAATCAATTGCAAATTGCTTTTAAGCCTCATCCTCTATTAAGAATTAAATTAGAAAATGATCCGGATTGGGGTAAAAAGAAAACAGATGCATATTACCATAAATGGATGGATTTAGAGAATGGACAATTTGAAAATTCTGAATATACGGATCTATTTTTAACGTCAGATGCTTTGATTCATGATTGTGGCTCCTTTATGGCGGAATATCTTATTACAGAGAAACCATCTCTTTTTATGGTGAGAAACGAGTCGGTCATGAAAGAATGGAGCGAATTTGGAGAAAAAACTGTGGCGGTACATTATCAGTCTAGAAATAAAAAAGAATTGATTGATTTTATTGAAAATGTGGTATTGAATGAAAATGATTGGATGAAAGAAACGCGTAATAAGTTTGTTGAAAATAATCTAATTCAGAACAATAATTTAACTGCATCTCAAAACATAATGAATTATTTGGAAACTCAAATTTTTGAATAA
- a CDS encoding lipopolysaccharide biosynthesis protein, producing the protein MHNTSLKSIATKGVFWSAIDKFAVQIGQFIVSVVLARILLPEDFGLIGMLAIFMALSQTFIESGLGIGLIQRQERKDIDFSTVFVFNLWVSSFFYLVLFFSAPYISTFFNQPQLTDLVRVLGLSLFINAFAIVQKTKLTIAMDFKSIAKSNVLSVILGGLCGVISAINGYGVWSLVIQSLVWSLTTTVSLWFLSSWNPSFSFSKKSFRSLFGYGSKILISGLYAQLLSNVYNICLGRFYPTASLGYYTRAKSFADLSGGTIVSIIQQATFPVLTAVQNDKDKLVSIYSRMIRMSAFLIIPLMTLIALLAKPIVVLLFTEKWISLIPFLQWMVFSRIFLPMSVINMSLLNAIGRSDLYLKVDLSKLPITILAMIITIPLGLKAIIIGHVATSAIAFVINAYLPGKLYGYGVINQLKDMLPAVSATVGMAISVFVMSYFVDNLIIQLFLGVILGSTTYLFICWLFKLEELKEFGEVLSKLKKK; encoded by the coding sequence ATGCACAACACCTCTCTGAAATCAATAGCAACAAAAGGCGTTTTTTGGTCAGCTATTGATAAATTTGCTGTTCAAATTGGGCAATTTATTGTGAGCGTAGTGCTTGCCCGTATTTTGCTGCCGGAAGATTTTGGATTAATAGGTATGTTAGCCATTTTTATGGCTTTGTCACAAACCTTTATTGAAAGTGGTTTGGGAATAGGGTTAATTCAGCGACAAGAGAGAAAAGATATTGATTTTTCGACCGTATTTGTGTTTAATTTATGGGTTAGCAGTTTTTTTTATCTGGTATTGTTTTTCTCCGCACCTTATATTTCGACTTTTTTTAATCAGCCACAATTAACAGATTTAGTACGTGTATTAGGTTTAAGTTTGTTTATAAATGCTTTTGCAATAGTTCAAAAAACTAAATTAACAATAGCAATGGATTTCAAATCTATTGCGAAGAGTAATGTGTTATCCGTAATCCTAGGTGGATTATGCGGTGTAATATCGGCAATAAATGGTTACGGAGTTTGGTCATTGGTTATTCAAAGTTTAGTTTGGTCCTTAACAACAACAGTTTCTCTTTGGTTTTTAAGCAGTTGGAATCCGTCATTTTCATTTTCGAAAAAATCTTTTCGCTCTTTATTTGGTTACGGATCAAAAATTCTGATTTCAGGATTGTATGCACAGTTACTTAGTAACGTTTATAATATTTGTTTAGGTAGATTTTATCCCACGGCTTCACTCGGTTATTATACAAGGGCTAAGAGCTTTGCTGATCTTTCAGGGGGAACAATAGTGAGTATTATTCAGCAGGCTACATTTCCTGTTTTAACTGCTGTTCAGAACGATAAAGACAAATTAGTTTCCATATATAGCCGCATGATTCGTATGTCAGCTTTTCTAATTATTCCACTTATGACGCTTATTGCTTTGCTGGCAAAACCTATAGTCGTATTATTGTTTACCGAAAAATGGATTTCTCTGATTCCGTTTTTGCAATGGATGGTTTTCTCTCGTATTTTTCTTCCTATGAGTGTGATCAATATGAGTTTGTTAAATGCAATTGGCCGTTCAGATTTGTACTTAAAAGTTGATTTGTCGAAATTACCCATAACTATATTAGCTATGATAATTACAATTCCGTTAGGGCTAAAAGCCATTATAATTGGTCATGTTGCTACATCAGCAATAGCTTTTGTTATAAATGCATATCTCCCGGGGAAGCTGTATGGTTATGGGGTAATAAATCAATTGAAAGACATGCTGCCTGCTGTTTCAGCAACAGTTGGAATGGCAATCTCGGTATTTGTTATGTCATATTTTGTTGATAATCTAATAATTCAATTATTTTTAGGCGTCATACTAGGATCGACAACCTATTTGTTTATTTGTTGGTTATTTAAATTAGAGGAACTTAAAGAGTTTGGGGAAGTGCTTTCAAAGTTGAAGAAAAAATAG
- a CDS encoding glycosyltransferase family 2 protein, with protein MLSILIPVFNYNVLPLVETLYKQALESDIVFEIICLDDASTFFSIENQKINRFEKCSYAILEKNIGRSAIRNLLAHKAAYENLLFLDADTIPIHSNFISNYISQINDREKVIYGGILYEDSKPQQKETLRLVYGRRREALSTLERNKKPYISFLTLNFMIRKSTFSLVNFNENIPNLRHEDTLFSYNLMQNKIDIVHIENPVYHLGIENSKTFLRKSEEAVVGLKNLVDSDLIPPEYTKLSHYFQIINKYYLKGLVAFGFKIFKPFFLKQLLSKKPSLFLFDIYRLGYYCNIN; from the coding sequence ATGCTCTCTATTTTAATTCCGGTTTTTAATTATAATGTTTTACCACTTGTTGAGACATTGTATAAACAGGCTTTGGAATCAGATATCGTCTTTGAAATTATATGTCTTGATGATGCTTCTACATTTTTTTCAATTGAAAATCAAAAGATTAATCGATTCGAAAAATGCAGCTACGCTATCTTAGAAAAAAATATTGGAAGAAGTGCCATTAGAAATTTGTTAGCTCATAAAGCAGCTTATGAAAATTTGCTTTTTTTAGATGCTGATACAATTCCAATTCACAGCAATTTTATTTCAAATTACATCTCACAAATCAACGACCGTGAGAAAGTTATCTATGGAGGGATTTTATATGAAGATTCAAAACCTCAACAAAAAGAAACCTTACGATTGGTTTATGGTAGAAGACGTGAAGCTTTATCAACTTTAGAACGAAACAAAAAACCGTATATTTCGTTTCTAACTTTGAATTTCATGATCAGAAAAAGCACATTTTCTCTTGTAAATTTCAACGAAAACATTCCAAATCTCAGACATGAAGACACCTTGTTTTCATACAATTTAATGCAAAATAAAATTGATATTGTTCACATTGAAAACCCCGTTTATCATTTGGGAATTGAAAACAGTAAAACATTTTTACGAAAATCCGAAGAAGCTGTTGTTGGATTGAAAAACTTAGTTGATTCTGATCTAATTCCTCCAGAGTATACCAAACTCTCACATTATTTTCAAATCATAAATAAATATTACCTTAAAGGTTTAGTTGCATTTGGATTCAAAATATTTAAACCTTTTTTTTTGAAGCAATTATTAAGCAAAAAACCTTCACTTTTTCTTTTTGACATTTATCGATTGGGCTATTATTGTAATATAAATTAG
- a CDS encoding cell division ATP-binding protein FtsE, with protein MSQTVLSLKEVTIYQEGKKILSHINLDVQHGEFIYIIGKTGSGKSSFMKTLYGDLPLTEGEGHIVEFDLATLKESEIPYLRRKIGIVFQDFKLLPDRSVKDNMLFVLKATGWSEKEAMEHKIDEVLDKVGMKEFLNKMPHQLSGGEQQRVAIARALLNDPEFILADEPTGNLDPQTSSEVLEVLKKINANGKTVIMVTHDYALLMKFPSKTLKCEDERIFEVVQRSV; from the coding sequence ATGTCGCAAACCGTACTGTCTCTTAAAGAAGTCACTATATATCAGGAAGGAAAGAAAATTTTATCTCATATTAATTTAGATGTTCAGCATGGTGAATTTATCTATATAATTGGAAAAACAGGTTCCGGAAAAAGTAGTTTCATGAAAACGCTGTACGGCGATTTACCTTTAACTGAGGGTGAAGGTCATATTGTAGAATTTGATTTGGCGACTTTAAAAGAAAGCGAAATCCCGTATCTGAGACGTAAAATCGGAATTGTATTTCAGGATTTTAAGTTACTTCCGGACCGTTCGGTAAAAGACAATATGCTTTTTGTTTTAAAAGCAACTGGCTGGTCTGAGAAAGAAGCAATGGAACATAAAATCGATGAAGTTCTTGACAAGGTAGGCATGAAAGAATTCTTAAACAAGATGCCACATCAACTGTCGGGAGGTGAGCAGCAGCGTGTTGCAATTGCAAGAGCGCTACTAAACGATCCTGAATTCATTTTAGCCGATGAGCCAACCGGAAATCTCGATCCGCAAACAAGCTCAGAAGTCCTTGAAGTTTTGAAAAAAATCAATGCCAACGGTAAAACAGTTATCATGGTTACTCATGATTATGCTTTGCTGATGAAATTCCCTTCCAAAACACTAAAATGTGAGGATGAAAGAATTTTTGAAGTGGTGCAACGCAGCGTGTAA
- a CDS encoding sugar 3,4-ketoisomerase has translation MNIVLIDFPKIENILGNIAVIENGTIPFEIKRVYYLYDIPSSSKRGGHSHKKLQQILIAISGSFDVVLKDGEVEKTVTLNKPDKGLLIENNIWRELENFSSGAVCLVLASEVFDESDYLRTYSEFLKSKE, from the coding sequence ATGAATATAGTTTTGATTGATTTTCCTAAAATCGAAAACATCTTAGGCAACATTGCAGTAATTGAAAATGGCACAATTCCTTTTGAAATAAAAAGAGTCTACTACTTGTACGATATTCCGAGTTCTTCAAAAAGAGGCGGTCATTCTCATAAAAAATTACAGCAGATCTTAATTGCAATTTCGGGAAGTTTTGATGTGGTTTTAAAAGATGGTGAAGTCGAGAAAACAGTCACTTTAAATAAACCAGACAAGGGTTTGTTGATTGAGAATAATATATGGCGTGAGCTAGAAAATTTTTCATCAGGTGCCGTTTGTCTTGTTTTAGCTTCTGAGGTTTTTGACGAAAGCGATTATTTACGAACTTATAGTGAATTTTTGAAGTCAAAAGAATGA
- a CDS encoding DegT/DnrJ/EryC1/StrS family aminotransferase, producing the protein MISFLDLKKINEPYETAFQEKLKEVLENGWYILGKEVATFEKAFAKYCGADYCIGVGNGFDALVLIFKGYITLGKLQKGDEVIVPANTYIASILAILQADLIPVLVEPKLETYNLNPDLIQEKITPKTKAILAVHLYGQLAEMDQINEIAAQYNLVVVEDAAQSHGAVANSNNVKFQIPKLTNVVLREVEGASGAKAFSFYPGKNLGALGDGGAVVTNDSELAKVLFSLRNYGSEKKYYNEYIGVNSRLDELQASFLNLKLPNLDSDNSKRRKIAKRYLSEIKNAKIVLPCWDFSNNHVFHLFVVRVKNREALQEYLIQHNIQTVIHYPVAPHKQKAFPDWNHLSFPVTEQIHNEVLSLPISPVLTAAEVDLIVEVLNGY; encoded by the coding sequence ATGATATCATTTCTGGATCTTAAAAAAATAAATGAGCCATACGAAACGGCCTTTCAGGAAAAACTGAAAGAGGTTTTAGAGAATGGCTGGTACATATTAGGAAAAGAAGTAGCAACATTTGAAAAAGCATTTGCGAAATATTGTGGGGCCGATTATTGTATCGGAGTAGGGAATGGTTTTGATGCGTTGGTTTTAATCTTTAAAGGATATATAACACTGGGAAAACTTCAGAAAGGCGATGAAGTAATTGTACCTGCAAACACTTATATTGCAAGTATTCTGGCGATTTTGCAGGCAGATTTGATTCCGGTTCTGGTGGAACCAAAGTTAGAGACCTACAATTTAAATCCGGATTTGATTCAGGAGAAAATTACTCCAAAAACAAAAGCCATTTTAGCGGTTCATCTGTATGGACAACTGGCTGAAATGGATCAAATAAATGAAATTGCAGCCCAATATAATTTAGTTGTTGTAGAAGACGCAGCGCAATCGCATGGGGCGGTTGCAAATTCCAATAATGTTAAATTCCAAATTCCAAAACTGACGAATGTCGTTTTAAGGGAAGTAGAAGGGGCCTCGGGAGCAAAAGCTTTTAGTTTTTATCCGGGGAAAAATTTAGGTGCTTTAGGAGATGGAGGAGCAGTTGTTACAAATGATTCCGAACTGGCAAAAGTGCTTTTTTCACTTCGAAATTATGGTTCAGAGAAAAAGTATTATAACGAATACATTGGCGTAAATTCGAGATTAGATGAGCTACAGGCTTCTTTTCTAAATCTTAAATTACCCAATTTAGATTCAGACAACAGTAAACGCCGTAAAATTGCAAAGCGCTACCTGTCTGAGATTAAAAATGCTAAAATAGTGCTTCCTTGTTGGGATTTTTCAAACAATCATGTTTTTCATTTGTTTGTTGTTCGGGTGAAAAACAGAGAAGCTTTACAAGAATATTTAATTCAGCATAATATTCAAACTGTAATTCATTATCCGGTTGCACCTCATAAACAAAAAGCATTTCCGGACTGGAATCATTTATCTTTTCCGGTTACAGAGCAAATTCACAATGAAGTTTTGAGTTTGCCTATCAGCCCTGTTTTGACAGCTGCTGAAGTTGATCTTATTGTTGAAGTTTTAAATGGTTATTAA
- a CDS encoding glycosyltransferase family 4 protein — translation MKLLYITQRANEEGGVQRVLAVKTNYLIERFDYQISIITQNEGNENLFFEFNKRIEFYDISLKSNKVFNLFHYKKRLQEYIKRIQPDCIVVCDFALKSFSIPLLINTKIPIVFEAHGSRFNEYRNGFFLGFMSKFKYKYRNYCASKFMTFVALSEESLSEWSVTDSVVISNPLWMETKSFSDLKAKKIIAIARHSYEKGIDRLLQIWELVAKKYPDWSLEIYGKENEALGLRNLAKKLKIEKSVMFFDPVESIQEKYTEASILVMTSRNEALPMVLIEAMACGLPCVAYDCPVGPKAIIQDDKNGFLVEEGNQDSYVEKLSLLIEDELLRRKMSDEAKKSIEKYNLKHIMDQWKILFDSIVKA, via the coding sequence ATGAAATTACTCTATATAACGCAAAGAGCAAACGAAGAAGGAGGGGTGCAAAGGGTACTTGCGGTAAAAACTAATTATTTAATCGAGAGATTTGATTATCAAATAAGCATTATTACTCAAAATGAAGGAAATGAAAATCTTTTTTTTGAGTTTAATAAGCGAATTGAGTTTTATGATATTTCATTAAAAAGTAATAAAGTTTTTAATCTGTTTCACTATAAAAAAAGATTACAAGAGTATATAAAAAGAATACAGCCTGATTGTATCGTTGTTTGCGATTTTGCATTAAAATCATTTTCAATTCCATTGCTCATAAATACCAAGATTCCTATTGTTTTTGAAGCACATGGTTCCAGATTCAATGAATACAGAAATGGATTCTTTTTAGGGTTTATGAGTAAGTTCAAATATAAATATCGAAATTATTGTGCTTCTAAATTTATGACTTTTGTTGCATTATCTGAGGAAAGTCTGAGTGAATGGTCAGTTACAGATAGTGTTGTAATTTCTAATCCATTGTGGATGGAAACAAAATCTTTTTCAGATTTAAAAGCAAAAAAAATAATTGCTATAGCAAGACATTCCTATGAAAAAGGAATTGATAGATTACTGCAAATTTGGGAATTAGTTGCGAAAAAATATCCTGATTGGTCACTGGAGATCTATGGAAAAGAAAATGAAGCTTTAGGTTTGCGAAATTTAGCAAAGAAGTTGAAAATAGAAAAAAGCGTGATGTTTTTTGATCCGGTTGAAAGTATACAGGAAAAATACACCGAAGCATCAATATTGGTAATGACCTCTAGAAATGAAGCATTGCCAATGGTTTTAATTGAAGCGATGGCTTGTGGTTTGCCTTGCGTTGCTTATGATTGCCCAGTTGGACCAAAAGCAATTATACAAGACGATAAAAATGGATTTCTTGTAGAGGAAGGGAATCAGGATTCTTATGTTGAAAAATTAAGTCTTTTAATAGAAGATGAACTCTTAAGAAGGAAGATGAGTGACGAGGCCAAAAAAAGCATAGAAAAATATAATTTGAAGCACATTATGGATCAATGGAAAATATTGTTTGACTCAATTGTAAAGGCCTAA
- a CDS encoding glycosyltransferase family A protein — protein sequence MQNKSLVTIICLCYNHEKFVIESLHSVICQDYAFVELIIVDDCSTDNSKNKIKEWLVNYPKVAFIANKTNLGNTKSFNKALKLAQGDYIIDLAADDVLVPNCVSLQIKTFKESTFKNLGIVYGNAELITEKGKFDSYYFPANHNRKTIETKQTGDIYLSVLSGIDSICSVSSMAKKTVYDSLNGYDEKLSYEDLDFWIRASRIYEFDFIDEILIKKRISKNSLTSNFYDNKKLGFKKINQSTYLILKKAIQLNRTKEEDLAIQKRVHHEIVHTFQIRDYGLFLKNIGLRFYLFWRTYFKKY from the coding sequence ATGCAAAATAAATCGCTGGTAACTATTATTTGCTTATGTTATAATCATGAAAAATTCGTGATTGAGAGTTTGCATTCAGTAATCTGCCAGGATTATGCTTTTGTGGAATTAATAATTGTAGACGATTGTAGTACTGATAACTCCAAAAATAAAATTAAAGAATGGCTTGTAAACTATCCTAAAGTAGCATTCATTGCCAATAAAACGAATTTAGGAAATACTAAATCTTTTAATAAAGCATTAAAACTGGCCCAAGGAGATTACATCATTGATTTAGCTGCCGATGACGTTTTAGTACCAAACTGTGTTTCCTTACAGATAAAGACTTTTAAAGAAAGTACTTTTAAAAATCTTGGAATTGTTTACGGAAATGCTGAATTGATTACTGAAAAAGGAAAATTCGATTCTTACTACTTCCCCGCAAATCATAACCGTAAAACAATTGAAACAAAACAAACCGGAGATATTTATTTAAGCGTACTTTCGGGTATAGACAGCATTTGTTCTGTCTCTTCAATGGCAAAAAAAACAGTTTATGATTCCTTAAACGGCTATGATGAAAAACTATCCTATGAAGATTTAGATTTTTGGATCAGAGCATCACGCATTTATGAATTTGACTTTATTGATGAAATTTTGATAAAAAAGAGAATTTCGAAAAATTCATTAACTTCAAATTTTTACGACAATAAAAAATTAGGATTTAAAAAAATAAACCAATCTACTTATCTGATCCTAAAAAAAGCAATCCAGTTAAATCGAACAAAAGAAGAAGATCTCGCCATTCAAAAAAGGGTACATCATGAAATTGTACATACTTTCCAAATCAGAGATTATGGTTTATTTTTAAAAAATATTGGCTTACGTTTCTATTTGTTTTGGAGAACTTACTTCAAAAAGTATTAG
- a CDS encoding bile acid:sodium symporter family protein, producing the protein MEQNSLLTAFLPAALGIIMLGLGLNLKVNDFKNVIYYPKAIFVGLFCQMLLLPVICFSISLSFNLPPELAVGLILLAASPGGATANLYSHLAKGDVALNISLTAINSVLTLFSLPFIVNKAIDIFMMGDQVIPMQFKKIVEVFVIVLVPVIIGMLINYRSPKISKIMEKPVKMISALFLVLIIVGAIIKEKDQFLHYFEQVGIACLVFNIASMAIGYYVPMLLNINKKQSISIGMEIGIHNGTLAIYVALNVIGNSTMSIPAAVYSLIMFFTAALFGYLVNRKKYTAS; encoded by the coding sequence ATGGAACAAAATTCTTTATTAACCGCATTTCTTCCCGCTGCTCTTGGTATTATTATGTTGGGCTTGGGTCTAAATTTAAAGGTAAATGACTTTAAAAACGTGATTTATTACCCAAAAGCAATTTTTGTTGGCTTGTTTTGTCAGATGCTACTTTTGCCTGTCATTTGCTTTAGTATAAGTCTATCGTTCAATCTTCCTCCTGAACTTGCAGTAGGTCTGATACTATTAGCTGCATCTCCCGGTGGTGCCACAGCTAATCTGTATAGTCATTTAGCAAAAGGTGATGTGGCTCTCAATATCTCGCTTACAGCAATAAATAGTGTACTTACGTTATTTTCGCTTCCTTTTATAGTCAATAAAGCGATTGATATTTTTATGATGGGTGATCAGGTTATCCCTATGCAGTTTAAGAAAATAGTTGAGGTATTTGTAATTGTACTTGTTCCGGTTATCATCGGTATGCTGATTAATTATCGCAGTCCCAAAATTTCAAAAATAATGGAAAAACCGGTTAAAATGATTTCGGCCCTTTTTTTAGTGCTGATCATTGTTGGAGCCATTATCAAAGAAAAAGACCAATTTCTGCACTATTTTGAACAAGTAGGAATAGCTTGTTTGGTATTTAATATTGCAAGTATGGCAATTGGTTATTATGTTCCGATGTTGTTAAATATAAATAAGAAACAATCAATATCGATAGGAATGGAAATAGGAATTCATAATGGTACTCTGGCTATTTATGTTGCTTTAAATGTAATTGGTAATAGCACCATGAGTATACCGGCAGCGGTATACAGCCTTATCATGTTTTTTACAGCCGCTCTGTTTGGTTATTTAGTAAATAGAAAAAAGTACACGGCTTCGTAA